Proteins co-encoded in one Gouania willdenowi chromosome 1, fGouWil2.1, whole genome shotgun sequence genomic window:
- the hmx4 gene encoding H6 family homeobox 4, translated as MNKAEVPCRPSASLKFTIDSILNLKTSGRSPAARQDDRDTAVRKDAFQVRTEEKGGQRQKEPESRLSGSELMTDSDLSIHRKAADSAHFESGDSSCDDSGSTTAASDPLKAGSPGGKKSKVITKKKTRTIFSKRQIFQLESTFDMKRYLSSAERACLASSLQLTETQVKIWFQNRRNKLKRQISTEIDGPVSDFSESGKPVVVGQLPALYKDSNLLGRCLVPMPLPVMYPGSSTPYLCFSNASKYFSLYDGDV; from the exons ATGAACAAAGCAGAAGTGCCATGTCGACCCAGCGCCTCTCTGAAATTCACCATTGACAGCATCCTCAACCTGAAGACGAGCGGGAGAAGCCCCGCGGCACGGCAGGATGACCGGGACACGGCCGTGCGTAAAGACGCGTTCCAAGTGCGCACGGAGGAGAAAGGCGGTCAGCGGCAGAAGGAGCCGGAGAGCAGGCTCAGCGGCAGCG AGCTGATGACAGACTCTGACCTGAGCATCCATAGGAAGGCGGCCGACTCTGCGCACTTTGAAAGCGGGGACAGCAGCTGCGACGACAGCGGCTCCACCACCGCAGCATCGGACCCTCTCAAAGCAGGGAGCCCGGGGGGCAAGAAGAGCAAAGTGATCACGAAAAAGAAAACGCGCACCATTTTCTCCAAGAGACAGATTTTCCAGTTGGAGTCTACCTTCGACATGAAACGCTATCTGAGCAGCGCGGAGCGTGCGTGCCTGGCCAGCTCCCTGCAGCTCACGGAGACCCAGGTGAAAATATGGTTCCAGAACCGCAGGAATAAGTTGAAACGACAGATATCGACAGAAATCGACGGGCCAGTGAGTGACTTTAGTGAGAGTGGGAAGCCGGTGGTGGTGGGCCAGCTCCCGGCCTTGTACAAGGACAGTAACCTGCTGGGCCGGTGCCTGGTGCCCATGCCTCTGCCCGTCATGTACCCGGGCAGCAGCACGCCTTACCTCTGCTTCTCCAACGCCAGCAAGTACTTCAGCCTGTACGACGGGGACGTATGA